A single window of Psychromonas ingrahamii 37 DNA harbors:
- a CDS encoding YrhK family protein codes for MSDKYSIDNPLTLTVGNEQLIIRRRYEVISIINDFFIALWFLSGSVVFLYPSLEKVAIWLFIIGSAQFLIRPTIRLLAHLHIQRAPDSR; via the coding sequence ATGAGCGACAAGTATAGTATCGATAACCCACTTACCCTTACCGTCGGCAATGAACAGTTAATTATTCGGCGTCGCTATGAAGTAATTAGTATTATTAATGATTTTTTCATAGCGCTCTGGTTCTTGTCGGGGAGTGTGGTTTTTCTTTATCCGTCGTTGGAAAAAGTAGCTATCTGGCTTTTTATCATTGGCAGCGCTCAGTTTTTGATCCGACCAACAATACGTCTCTTAGCCCACCTTCATATACAACGAGCGCCAGATAGCCGTTGA
- a CDS encoding SMI1/KNR4 family protein: MNSIDLFVKNWGSKSVMVPIKDHDIKELESKLNIFVPDSYKYLISTYGLVHTPNVLTKICDLSSELSEVQDFLSLEDIFSLSKLYEMTGMPKGHILFASDCKGNMFCFKLTDCARQKTDVPVWFFDHDLCTVNKVSQSFIGWLEEFNAL, from the coding sequence ATGAACAGTATTGATCTATTTGTAAAAAACTGGGGCAGTAAAAGCGTTATGGTGCCAATAAAGGATCATGATATTAAAGAGCTGGAATCAAAACTAAATATTTTTGTACCTGACTCATATAAATATTTGATATCTACATATGGTTTAGTTCACACTCCAAATGTACTCACTAAAATTTGCGATTTAAGTTCTGAACTTTCTGAAGTACAAGATTTCTTAAGCCTGGAAGATATATTTTCTCTATCAAAGCTATATGAGATGACGGGTATGCCAAAGGGGCATATTTTGTTTGCGTCTGATTGTAAGGGCAATATGTTCTGTTTTAAACTGACGGATTGTGCGCGTCAGAAAACAGATGTACCCGTATGGTTTTTTGACCATGATTTGTGTACCGTTAATAAAGTATCTCAGTCTTTCATTGGATGGCTGGAGGAATTTAATGCACTTTAA
- a CDS encoding ATP-binding cassette domain-containing protein encodes MLSLVDIDLGYNQQIVLPKINLLFNKNEHVAILGPSGVGKTTLLHHLYQQLSAQTCLCSQAKGLVDNLSIYHNVFIGGLARYSSWYNLTNLLWPFNKPQQHISAICQQLELTAPLHQKVSELSGGQRQRVAIARALFQRQPVFMGDEPFSALDPLMGLRLLNLIKQAHPSVICVLHDAELALAHFERIIVISDGKVALDEKANQLTLAHLSQHYTLADTVKNAVI; translated from the coding sequence ATGTTGTCGTTGGTTGATATTGATTTAGGTTATAACCAACAGATTGTTTTACCTAAAATTAATTTATTATTTAACAAAAATGAACATGTGGCTATTTTAGGTCCTTCCGGCGTGGGTAAAACCACGCTGTTACATCACCTATATCAACAACTGTCCGCACAAACCTGTTTATGTTCTCAAGCCAAAGGACTGGTCGATAACTTGTCGATTTATCATAACGTGTTTATTGGTGGGCTAGCGCGCTATTCTAGCTGGTATAATTTGACTAATTTGTTATGGCCGTTTAACAAGCCGCAACAACACATTAGCGCTATTTGCCAGCAGCTTGAGTTAACTGCGCCATTGCACCAGAAAGTCAGCGAGTTGTCTGGCGGTCAACGTCAGCGTGTTGCTATCGCCAGAGCGTTATTTCAGCGGCAGCCAGTATTTATGGGCGATGAACCTTTTTCTGCACTAGATCCATTAATGGGCTTACGACTGTTAAATTTAATTAAGCAAGCGCATCCGAGTGTTATTTGTGTGTTGCATGATGCCGAATTAGCGTTAGCACACTTTGAGCGCATTATTGTGATTAGCGATGGTAAAGTCGCCTTAGATGAGAAAGCCAATCAATTAACGCTGGCTCATTTATCTCAGCATTATACATTGGCAGATACTGTCAAAAATGCAGTGATATGA
- a CDS encoding efflux RND transporter permease subunit: protein MIRFFARHPTLANLIMLSFFVLGLSSLNSLKRETFPEFTPPYIIATVIYPGASPAEVEESICLRMEDAIDGLSNIEETICDAQEGSASLRIKLGGEIDIGRSLVDIQTEINAIQDFPSQIEAPTVKELDWAEPVIDIAISADLSLPDLKAYAENVKHRLKVDADVSLVTLTGFSAHQIRVELNETDMRRLNLTVAEIANKIGRQNIKMPVGTLELPAKNLLLRFDERKLTPAALGKIIISANTEGSIVRLNDVATITDLFELKEAYTLFNGKPSAMLKVQKNKADDALRIKARVQAFVEHEQLIAPEGVTLTLTNDFSSLLQDRLSMLLKNGLQGIILVFFSMWLFFSFRYSFWVSAGLPVAFMGGLFVMSLFGISINVMTLVGLLMAIGIMMDDAIVIAESVAAHVERGFSVDQAVIKGVMKVTPGVISSFLTTIFIFGSLLWLDGQMGQVLSAVPLVLIIVLTISLIEAFLILPNHLRHSLNASINDQPPLKFKRVFLEKFEHFRTHSLVKLVTLVVKWRYASLGLTFGVLLISVALLAGGIVKFVPFPALDGDIAEARIILPPGSTLEQTQQTVEHIISAAKLVGNQYTQEKNEPSPLVRDITAQYNVNADAGEKGPHLATVRLDLLSAEIRHSLIEEFIKDWRLNTAELADPISIVFKQPAMGPAGRDIELRLQHNDLKTLKTASVELQTYLHQFSGVNNILDDMRPGKEEILIKLKDGAENYGLDGKTIADQLRAAYFGQTADEIQAGSENIKIQVRLNKDQAANIQALRNFPIMLADGKYLPLNAVATFDYERSFVRIQRIDSQRTITVMADVDNSKANGSEIMNKVQSVFIPELQLKYPGLGVNLEGASKESTKTANSFIKGFSIGLFGLFAILSFQFRSYLEPFVVMLAIPLALIGVFWGHWLTGHNLSMPSILGFVSLAGIVVNDSILLVQYIRHHIDIGENIYESVVKASRDRFRAVFLTSLTTAAGLLPLLLETSLQAQVVKPIVISIVFGIFASTLLVLFIIPSAYAVLADFGLVHKHQELEETIKKPE, encoded by the coding sequence GTGATCCGTTTTTTCGCGCGTCATCCAACCCTTGCAAATCTTATTATGCTCAGTTTTTTTGTATTAGGGTTAAGCAGCCTGAACTCCCTGAAACGTGAAACCTTTCCTGAATTTACGCCCCCTTATATTATTGCCACAGTTATTTATCCCGGCGCGTCCCCGGCAGAGGTTGAAGAAAGTATCTGCCTGCGTATGGAAGATGCCATTGACGGTTTAAGTAATATTGAAGAAACAATATGTGATGCTCAGGAAGGCAGCGCATCGCTCAGGATTAAACTGGGTGGAGAGATTGATATTGGTCGAAGTTTGGTGGATATTCAAACTGAAATTAATGCGATTCAAGATTTCCCAAGTCAGATTGAAGCCCCGACTGTTAAAGAATTAGATTGGGCAGAGCCAGTTATTGATATTGCCATTTCCGCGGATCTGAGTTTGCCCGACTTAAAAGCGTATGCCGAAAACGTTAAACATCGCTTGAAAGTTGATGCAGACGTCAGCTTGGTGACATTGACCGGATTCTCAGCCCACCAAATTCGCGTTGAATTGAACGAAACGGATATGCGCCGTTTAAATCTGACGGTTGCAGAAATAGCCAATAAAATCGGTCGGCAAAATATTAAGATGCCGGTAGGCACGCTCGAACTGCCTGCTAAAAATTTATTACTTCGTTTTGATGAACGTAAATTAACACCGGCAGCACTCGGTAAAATCATTATTTCGGCCAACACCGAAGGGAGTATTGTTCGCCTGAATGATGTCGCCACGATAACCGATCTTTTTGAACTTAAAGAGGCTTATACCCTTTTTAATGGCAAACCTTCCGCCATGCTTAAGGTCCAAAAAAACAAAGCCGATGATGCGCTGCGTATTAAAGCAAGAGTACAAGCTTTTGTTGAACATGAACAATTAATCGCACCCGAAGGTGTCACGCTGACCCTGACCAACGATTTTTCATCTTTACTGCAGGATCGCCTTAGCATGTTATTAAAAAATGGCTTGCAGGGTATTATTCTGGTGTTCTTTTCAATGTGGTTATTTTTCTCATTTCGTTATTCTTTTTGGGTCTCAGCCGGATTACCTGTCGCTTTTATGGGCGGACTGTTTGTTATGAGTCTGTTTGGCATCTCGATTAATGTTATGACGCTGGTCGGTTTATTAATGGCAATAGGCATTATGATGGATGATGCCATTGTAATCGCAGAATCCGTGGCGGCCCATGTTGAAAGAGGCTTTTCGGTCGATCAGGCGGTGATCAAAGGGGTTATGAAAGTAACACCTGGTGTTATTTCATCCTTTTTAACCACTATTTTTATTTTTGGCAGTCTGCTTTGGTTAGACGGACAAATGGGACAAGTACTCTCGGCAGTCCCTCTGGTGCTAATCATTGTCTTAACGATCAGTTTGATTGAAGCCTTTTTGATTCTACCTAACCACCTGAGGCATTCCCTTAATGCCAGTATAAATGACCAACCGCCGCTTAAATTTAAGCGGGTATTCTTAGAAAAATTCGAACACTTTCGCACTCACTCTTTGGTCAAACTGGTGACCCTTGTTGTTAAGTGGCGCTACGCAAGCTTAGGGTTAACTTTTGGTGTGTTGCTAATATCGGTCGCTTTACTTGCTGGCGGGATAGTAAAATTTGTCCCCTTTCCAGCGTTAGATGGCGATATTGCCGAAGCACGTATTATTTTACCGCCCGGCTCAACCCTGGAGCAGACTCAACAAACCGTTGAGCATATTATCAGTGCCGCAAAATTAGTCGGTAATCAGTATACACAAGAAAAAAATGAACCTTCTCCATTAGTCCGGGATATCACCGCACAATATAATGTTAATGCCGATGCGGGTGAAAAAGGCCCACATCTGGCAACGGTACGCTTGGACTTGCTCTCGGCGGAAATTCGTCATTCATTAATTGAGGAGTTTATTAAAGACTGGCGTTTAAATACTGCAGAACTGGCTGATCCCATCTCCATTGTATTTAAACAACCTGCCATGGGACCGGCAGGTCGTGATATTGAATTACGGCTGCAACATAATGATTTAAAGACACTTAAAACAGCATCGGTGGAACTGCAAACCTATTTACATCAATTTTCCGGGGTTAACAACATTCTGGATGACATGCGTCCGGGTAAAGAAGAAATTCTAATTAAACTTAAAGATGGAGCTGAAAATTACGGGTTAGACGGTAAAACAATTGCCGATCAACTGCGCGCGGCTTATTTTGGGCAAACAGCAGATGAAATTCAGGCTGGCTCGGAAAATATTAAAATTCAAGTTCGCTTAAATAAAGACCAGGCAGCAAATATACAAGCACTGCGTAATTTCCCCATTATGCTTGCAGACGGTAAATATTTACCCCTTAACGCAGTTGCAACCTTTGACTATGAACGTTCCTTTGTGAGAATTCAACGAATTGACAGCCAGAGAACAATCACCGTCATGGCCGACGTGGACAATAGCAAAGCCAATGGCTCAGAAATAATGAATAAAGTACAAAGTGTCTTTATTCCTGAACTGCAACTGAAATATCCGGGTTTAGGTGTGAATCTCGAAGGTGCCAGCAAAGAGTCGACTAAAACGGCGAATTCGTTTATAAAAGGTTTTTCTATTGGCCTGTTTGGTTTGTTTGCCATTTTAAGCTTTCAATTTAGAAGCTATCTGGAGCCCTTCGTGGTCATGTTGGCGATTCCATTGGCATTAATTGGCGTTTTTTGGGGACATTGGTTAACCGGGCATAACCTCTCAATGCCTTCTATATTAGGGTTTGTTTCACTCGCCGGTATTGTAGTTAACGATTCCATTTTATTGGTCCAATATATCCGCCACCATATTGATATTGGTGAAAACATTTATGAATCCGTTGTGAAAGCCAGTCGCGACCGGTTCCGGGCTGTTTTTTTAACCTCTCTAACCACCGCCGCAGGTTTATTACCCCTATTG
- the thpR gene encoding RNA 2',3'-cyclic phosphodiesterase has translation MTKRLFLGIALDKQQTQQLSKLQANFDSAVRLVPAANLHMTLLFLGLIDDKTQQQLEEQISLMDKPKFNLSLDKLDHWAKPKILCLTGQIDDPALLKLAKNCSALSTQFKLYKDENPFTPHITLARKAKYLPENMSTSVDIQPLLLTPKTLHLFHSQSTIEGVKYQILRSWNLE, from the coding sequence ATGACAAAAAGACTCTTTCTGGGCATAGCATTAGACAAACAACAGACTCAGCAGCTATCGAAACTACAGGCAAATTTCGATTCAGCAGTCAGATTAGTCCCTGCAGCAAATTTACACATGACTTTACTATTTTTAGGGCTTATCGACGATAAAACTCAGCAGCAACTTGAGGAGCAGATTTCTCTGATGGATAAGCCCAAGTTCAACCTGAGTCTTGATAAATTAGACCATTGGGCAAAACCAAAAATACTCTGCCTGACGGGTCAAATTGATGATCCGGCCTTATTAAAACTCGCTAAAAACTGCTCAGCACTATCAACTCAATTCAAATTGTATAAAGATGAAAATCCTTTCACGCCCCATATTACACTGGCACGAAAAGCCAAATATTTACCCGAAAACATGTCAACCTCAGTGGATATTCAACCGCTTTTATTAACGCCTAAGACTCTCCATCTATTTCATTCCCAAAGCACAATAGAGGGGGTTAAATATCAAATTTTGCGTTCCTGGAACCTTGAATAA
- a CDS encoding PhnE/PtxC family ABC transporter permease has protein sequence MPKIITVSGFSFVGHWQKITLLLLLMVSVCWFFADTEVIALEPWIELGRMGLGFIHPDFFATEYLLEALWQTISFALLGITLGLLLGFPLALWYQHPLIAAICAFIRAIHEIFWALIFLQIFGLSAITGILAIALPYAATFARIFSDILQQAPKHTLFSLPKGTDKLSAFIYGRWMHMYPQIVDYIRYRFECALRSSAVLGFIGMPTLGFYLESAFRQGHYEQGGALLILFVLLIGTIRFWAKPIFLWLYLPLAVYFLPPIPAIDGQLIWRFISVDILPPMLQGQPFLSWFNPDILPKVFDWAYNLISQQVFPGMIATLVLAFCALGLTYLLTLVLLPFNTRLMMPKVVILIMRAVNLILRSLPEYLLAFVLMMLLGPSMLPAIIALALHNSGLMVFLMARQADSVTVPLTYKPRIDQYSYLVLPALYPHFMGLLFYRFEVIIRETAILGMIGVMTLGFYVDSNFAEIRFSAALLLLVFTAGLNVIVDYLARRLLH, from the coding sequence ATGCCTAAAATCATCACCGTTAGTGGATTCTCTTTTGTAGGACACTGGCAAAAAATAACGCTATTGCTTTTACTGATGGTATCAGTATGTTGGTTTTTTGCTGATACCGAAGTGATTGCGCTCGAACCTTGGATTGAACTTGGACGTATGGGACTGGGTTTTATTCATCCCGATTTTTTCGCGACAGAGTATTTACTTGAAGCTCTGTGGCAAACCATCAGTTTTGCTCTACTTGGGATAACGCTCGGATTGCTATTGGGATTTCCATTAGCATTGTGGTATCAGCATCCTTTGATTGCGGCAATCTGTGCGTTTATTCGTGCTATCCATGAGATATTTTGGGCGCTAATATTTTTACAAATATTCGGTTTATCGGCCATTACGGGTATTTTAGCTATTGCCCTTCCTTATGCCGCCACGTTTGCCCGAATATTTTCAGATATTTTACAGCAAGCACCAAAACACACATTATTTTCTCTGCCAAAGGGCACAGATAAACTTTCGGCATTTATTTATGGCCGCTGGATGCATATGTATCCACAGATTGTCGATTATATTCGTTACCGTTTCGAGTGTGCGCTGCGCAGTAGTGCTGTGCTCGGTTTTATTGGTATGCCTACCTTAGGTTTTTATTTAGAATCGGCGTTTCGCCAAGGGCATTATGAACAAGGTGGTGCATTATTAATCCTATTCGTGCTGTTAATTGGCACTATACGCTTTTGGGCTAAACCGATTTTTTTGTGGTTGTATTTACCACTCGCCGTCTATTTTTTACCGCCTATTCCGGCCATTGACGGTCAACTTATTTGGCGCTTTATCAGTGTTGATATTTTACCACCTATGCTGCAGGGGCAACCCTTCTTAAGCTGGTTTAATCCTGATATTTTGCCGAAGGTCTTTGACTGGGCTTATAACTTAATCAGCCAGCAGGTTTTTCCCGGAATGATTGCAACCTTAGTCTTGGCTTTTTGTGCATTAGGATTAACCTATTTGCTGACCCTGGTTTTATTACCTTTTAATACCCGGCTGATGATGCCAAAAGTTGTCATATTAATCATGCGGGCCGTGAATTTAATATTACGTTCACTGCCAGAATATTTATTGGCCTTTGTGCTTATGATGCTATTAGGGCCTTCCATGTTACCCGCTATTATCGCTTTAGCATTGCACAATAGTGGCCTTATGGTCTTTTTAATGGCGCGTCAGGCTGATAGCGTGACAGTGCCACTGACTTATAAGCCCAGGATTGATCAATACAGTTATCTGGTTCTTCCTGCCCTATACCCCCATTTTATGGGCCTATTGTTTTATCGTTTTGAAGTAATTATCCGTGAAACAGCTATTTTGGGCATGATTGGGGTAATGACGTTAGGATTTTATGTTGACAGTAATTTTGCTGAAATTCGCTTTAGCGCAGCCTTATTATTATTGGTTTTCACTGCAGGGCTCAATGTCATCGTTGATTATCTCGCTCGGCGATTATTGCATTAA
- a CDS encoding efflux RND transporter periplasmic adaptor subunit yields the protein MTSNKKRFAFPGIILGAVVLFAAIALKPSPELQENYDKARLVDVMVLSKKNSAPQIIGYGRVAPKHTWQGIAEVKGKIIYRHPDLESGRLIPKGTLVLKIDPLEYQLKIAQAEANLNSSKVQLGRIDQEEQNINASLNIEQQKLTLTAQEYQRKSLLKQKKLISNSDLENEQKLLLAQRSLVQELTSRLALLPDDKKVIKAQISVNQALLADTHRQLEKTHFTLPFDARIADVNIEQAQAVLIGAVLFEAYQPGIMEIKAELSLQDANTLRKSIPAPLDDPLASIAKLNFNASIELLIGESTQHWPAKLTRIAEKINPDQATLGFYLEVKQNIKQLDLSNTLTKGMFVTAKVQGFSSPHFVIPEKALHGDHIYLMDKQNKLQIKPITILFRNAQGVAISGEINALDQLILNDLIPAIAGMSLKIKESDSIDSNTARIQKESVK from the coding sequence ATGACCAGCAATAAAAAACGCTTTGCATTCCCAGGCATCATTTTAGGGGCTGTGGTGTTATTTGCTGCAATCGCCTTAAAACCGTCCCCAGAGTTACAAGAAAATTATGACAAAGCACGTTTAGTTGATGTCATGGTATTATCCAAAAAAAATAGCGCGCCACAGATTATAGGCTATGGCCGAGTGGCACCAAAGCATACTTGGCAGGGCATTGCAGAAGTGAAGGGTAAAATAATTTATCGCCATCCAGATCTTGAAAGCGGTCGTCTTATTCCAAAAGGCACCTTAGTACTGAAAATTGATCCTCTGGAATATCAATTAAAAATAGCGCAGGCGGAAGCCAATCTAAATTCATCAAAAGTACAATTAGGCCGGATTGATCAGGAAGAGCAGAATATCAATGCCAGTCTTAATATTGAACAACAAAAACTGACTTTGACGGCTCAGGAATACCAACGAAAATCATTACTCAAACAAAAAAAACTAATTTCCAATTCAGATCTGGAAAATGAACAAAAATTATTATTGGCACAGCGCAGTCTAGTGCAGGAATTAACCAGCAGACTGGCATTATTACCCGACGATAAAAAAGTTATTAAAGCGCAAATCAGCGTCAATCAAGCTTTATTAGCAGATACCCATCGGCAGTTGGAAAAGACACATTTCACCTTACCTTTTGATGCAAGAATTGCCGACGTTAATATCGAACAAGCACAAGCGGTGTTGATCGGTGCGGTATTATTTGAAGCCTACCAACCTGGTATAATGGAGATCAAAGCTGAACTGTCACTGCAGGATGCAAACACCCTGCGGAAGAGCATTCCAGCCCCTTTAGACGATCCGTTAGCCTCCATTGCAAAATTAAATTTTAACGCAAGTATAGAGCTATTGATTGGCGAAAGCACTCAACACTGGCCTGCAAAATTAACCCGTATTGCTGAAAAAATAAATCCAGATCAGGCGACGCTCGGTTTTTATTTAGAAGTGAAACAGAATATTAAACAGTTAGATTTAAGTAATACACTTACTAAAGGTATGTTTGTCACTGCTAAAGTGCAGGGATTTTCATCACCGCATTTTGTCATACCGGAAAAAGCATTACATGGTGATCATATTTATCTGATGGATAAGCAGAATAAACTTCAAATAAAACCGATTACCATCCTATTTCGGAATGCACAGGGTGTTGCCATTTCCGGTGAAATAAATGCCCTCGACCAATTAATTTTAAATGACCTTATTCCGGCTATTGCCGGAATGAGTCTAAAAATAAAAGAATCCGACAGTATTGATTCAAATACAGCCAGAATACAAAAAGAGAGTGTCAAGTGA
- the hpf gene encoding ribosome hibernation-promoting factor, HPF/YfiA family, whose product MKINISGHHVDVTDSIKEHLEEKFAKIATHFPTLISLDIIISKEHGEFDVEISTNYEGTSIAAKGNDYVMYPAIASAAKKLETVLKHRKGQLKADLHEKPDLTEPETDYETDEEKEQEMNLN is encoded by the coding sequence ATGAAAATAAATATTTCTGGTCACCATGTTGATGTTACTGATAGCATCAAAGAACACTTAGAAGAAAAATTCGCTAAAATAGCGACCCATTTCCCCACGCTTATCTCGCTAGATATCATCATTTCCAAAGAGCATGGTGAGTTTGATGTTGAAATTAGCACCAATTATGAAGGAACTAGCATTGCCGCTAAAGGTAACGATTATGTCATGTACCCTGCTATTGCAAGTGCTGCTAAAAAATTAGAGACAGTATTAAAGCACCGCAAAGGTCAATTAAAAGCAGATTTACATGAAAAGCCCGACCTGACTGAACCTGAAACGGATTACGAAACGGATGAAGAAAAAGAACAAGAAATGAACTTAAATTAA
- a CDS encoding TetR/AcrR family transcriptional regulator, with protein sequence MVKNQVGRPAAKTNNRAKLMTVACKLFVANDYDKVSIRAIAAQENLDPGLIRYYFKSKLGLFNAMLKETSAPLLAKFNAVDSQLNDAPPYIVMQTYYRIMSQNPDFPKLVYRIASMPPTDVNQELKNILKDILQPKNLNLFSRLKDNGILENNVDPKCAHLSFFSMMIFPFLIPDLFKSAMDISITPEFMEHLAEQNNQLLHQGIITKKTNNKDDLNDQQ encoded by the coding sequence ATGGTGAAAAATCAAGTTGGTAGACCTGCCGCTAAAACAAATAATCGCGCTAAATTAATGACAGTGGCATGCAAACTGTTTGTGGCTAATGACTATGATAAAGTATCAATTCGTGCGATTGCCGCGCAGGAAAATTTAGATCCCGGTCTGATCCGCTATTATTTTAAATCAAAGTTAGGCCTGTTTAACGCGATGCTTAAGGAAACCTCCGCACCTTTGCTGGCTAAGTTTAATGCCGTTGATAGTCAGCTCAACGATGCCCCCCCCTATATTGTCATGCAGACCTACTACCGGATAATGAGCCAAAATCCGGATTTTCCCAAATTAGTATACCGAATTGCTTCAATGCCGCCGACAGACGTCAATCAAGAGTTAAAGAATATCCTTAAAGATATTTTACAGCCGAAAAATTTAAATCTGTTTTCGCGTTTAAAAGATAACGGAATTTTAGAGAACAATGTTGATCCTAAGTGTGCGCATTTATCCTTTTTCAGCATGATGATATTTCCTTTTTTGATTCCCGATTTATTTAAATCAGCCATGGATATTTCTATCACCCCTGAGTTTATGGAGCATCTTGCAGAGCAGAATAACCAACTTTTACACCAGGGTATAATTACCAAAAAAACCAACAACAAGGACGATTTAAATGACCAGCAATAA